A genomic segment from Diadema setosum chromosome 11, eeDiaSeto1, whole genome shotgun sequence encodes:
- the LOC140234993 gene encoding uncharacterized protein: MNEVMKNAQIFLDLIQAAKTQTAQKWNRQALQRAIQWAEYFETVHKKLSTKPAAVTQFSKGLCIIHAQPRAAPGPNPTTFEQLSQSRRLLLKILLQNPFISSELYSLVLDQYNHLPPLPDGTTGMDMLNEDASECAHTIAVKETLLKMKELTSETVERVKTGSSNLRECSVPTESFYDMEMKVDATIFHEHFHHHLSQTCSFESTKEYLSDKLHEVAANPSGLEVISHSSLCGNSGKTDERTDMTSRGDDQKKMTTSCKHFIDEWLNANMTKYEVHHITKTSR, from the exons ATGAATGAGGTTATGAAAAATGCGCAGATCTTTCTTGATCTCATTCAGGCAGCTAAGACCCAAACAGCCCAAAAGTGGAATAGACAAGCACTGCAGAGGGCTATACAGTGGGCAGAGTACTTCGAAACA GTTCACAAAAAGCTTAGTACCAAGCCAGCTGCTGTCACCCAGTTCAGCAAAGGACTGTGCATCATTCATGCACAGCCTAGGGCTGCACCAGGACCCAATCCTACAACATTTGAGCAGCTTTCTCAATCCAGGAGACTCCTCCTTAAG ATTCTGCTTCAAAATCCATTCATCAGTTCTGAGCTGTACAGTCTGGTGCTGGACCAATATAATCATCTCCCACCCCTTCCTGATGGAACAACTGGCATGGACATGCTAAACGAG GATGCTTCCGAGTGTGCACATACCATAGCAGTAAAGGAGACGCTCCTCAAGATGAAAGAACTCACCTCAGAGACAGTTGAGAGGGTAAAGACTGGGTCATCTAACCTCAGAG AGTGCAGTGTTCCAACAGAGAGTTTTTATGACATGGAGATGAAAGTTGATGCCACCATTTTTCATGAACATTTTCATCACCATTTGTCTCAGACGTGTTCATTTGAGAG TACAAAGGAGTACCTGAGTGATAAACTCCATGAAGTAGCAGCAAATCCTTCTGGACTG GAAGTGATATCTCACTCATCTCTGTGTGGAAATAGTGGCAAGACTGATGAGAGAACTGATATGACCAGTAGAGGGGATGATCAGAAAAAAATGACCACAAGCTGCAAGCACTTCATTGATGAGTGGTTAAATGCAAACATGACCAAGTATGAAGTCCATCATATAACAAAGACCTCAAGATGA